GGGTGATCGTCGCCGATGCCGACACCGAGTTCGGCGGCAGCCTGCTGGGCAGTGGTGAGAGCTTGGACCGGGCTCCGGGTACCGAGTGGGTGCGGCGGGCCGCCGCAGAACTCGCCTCCTACTCCGAGGTGCGGCTGCTGCCGCGCACCACGGTGTTCGGCTACTACGACGACAATTATCTCGTCGCGCTCGAGCACCGGGGCGAGGCGGCACACAGTCGTCAGCGGGTCTGGCGGATGCGGTCCCGCGAGGTGGTGCTGGCGACCGGTGCGCACGAGCGTCCGCTGGTGTTCGCAGGCAACGATCGTCCCGGCACGATGCTGGCCGGATCGGCCCGGACCTATCTCAACCGCTACGCGGTTCGGCCCGGCAACCGGGCGGTCGTGTTCACCACCAATGACAGTGCCTACGCCGCGGCGATCGATCTGCACGATGCCGGAGTGGAGATCGCCGCCATCGTCGATGCGCGGGAGGTCGCCTCGACCTACTGGGCCTCGCTGTGCACCGAGCGTGGCATCACCATCCATGCCGACACCGCTGTGGTCAGCACCTCGGGTACCGATCGGGTCTCCAGTGCGCACCTGTCGAGCCTGCAATCCGACGGCAACCGCACCCCGAGCGTGCGGCAAGTGGTCGGCTGCGATCTGTTGCTCGTCTCGGGTGGGTGGAACCCGGCGGTGCATCTGCACAGCCAGGCTCGGGGGTCGTTGCGGTACTCCGAGGACCTCGGTGCGTTCGTACCGGACGGGGCCGATCAGGCGATGCGGTCGGCCGGTGCTGCGGCGGGACTGTTCACCACGTCGGAGTGTCTGCGCAGCGGCGCCGAGGCAGGCAGGGACGCGGCCCGTGCTGCCGGCTTCGACGCCGAACCGGGGCGGTTGCCTCGCGCGGAGAAGGCTCCGGTCCTGGCAGGCAGGAACGTGTGGCTGCTGCCGAGCCCTGCGGACTCCGATGGTTCCACTCGGTTCGTCGATCTTGCCCGGGATGCCACGGTCGCCGATATCCGCAAGGCTGTCGGGGCGGGGATGGACTCGGTGGAGCACGTCAAGCGCTACACCACGATCGGCACGGCTCATGACCAGGGAAAAACCTCGGGGACGCTGACGACGGGAATCATCGCCGAGGTGCTGGGGCGGGACATCGCCGAGCTCGGCACGACGACGTTCCGCGCGCCGTACACCCCGGTCACCTTTGCCGCGTTGGCCGGCCGTGATCGCGGGGATCTCTACGATCCGGTGCGAGTCACGGCGATGCACGACTGGCACGTCGAGCACGGTGCGCCGTTCGAGAACGTCGGCCAGTGGAAGCGCCCGTGGTACTACCCCCGGCCGGGTGAAGACATGGAGACCGCGGTGCTGCGCGAGTGCCACGCGGCCCGGGAATCCGTGGGGATCCAGGACGTCTCCACCCTCGGCAAGATCGATGTGCAGGGACCGGACGCGGCCGCGTTCCTGGATCTGATCTACACGAACATGATGAGCACGCTCAAGGTCGGCCGGATCCGCTACGGGGTGATGTGCACCGCCGACGGGATGGTCTTCGACGACGGCACCGTCACGCGCACCGACGAGCAGCGCTACCTGATCAGCACCACCTCCGGCAACGCCGCCGGTGTGCTGGAGCACCTGGAGGACTGGCTGCAGACCGAGTGGCCGCATCTGCGGGTGTATCTGACCTCGGTGACCGAGCAGTGGGCCACCATCGCCCTGGTCGGGCCGGATTCACGGCAGGTGTTGTCCCGCGTGGCAAGCGGGATCGAGGTGGACAACGACAGCTTCCCGTTCATGTCCTTCCGCGACGGGCTCGTGGCCGGCCGCCGGGCGCGGGTGTGCCGGATCAGCTTCTCCGGCGAACTCGCCTTCGAGATCAACGTGCCCTGGTGGCACGGCCGGGAGGTGTGGGAGGCGCTGTACGAGGCGGGCGCCGAGTTCGGCATCACCCCGTACGGCACCGAAACCATGCACGTGCTGCGTGCCGAGAAGGGCTTCCCCATCGTCGGCCAGGACACCGACGGCACCATCACTCCCCATGACCTCGGTATGAGCTGGGCGGTGTCGAAGAAGAAGACCGACTTCCTCGGCAAGCGCTCCTTTTCCCGGGAAGACACCGCCCGCGAGGATCGCAAGCAGCTCGTCGGACTGCTGCCCGCCGACGAGAACCTGGTGCTGCCGGAGGGATCCCAACTGGTCGAGACCACCGACCTGCCGGAGCCGCCCGTGCCGATGCTCGGTCACGTCACGTCCAGCTACCGCAGCGCAGCCCTGAAGCGCGGATTCGCGCTGGCCGTGGTCAAGGCCGGCCGCGAGCGCATCGGCGAGACGATCTACAGCCCCGTCGGCGACCGGCTCGCTGCGGTCACCGTCACCGAACCCGTCTTCTACGACAAGGAAGGAGCCCGCCGTGATGGCTGAGCCCTACGCCGAATCCCCGCTGGCCGCCTACACCGATGTGCTCGCCCGCAGCTCGACGCCGGGGCAGGTCCACATCACCGAGATGCCCTTCACCACCCAGGTCGACCTGCGGGTGGATCCCAAGAGCCCGGCCGCGGAACGCATCGGCACCGCGCTCGGGGCCATGCTGCCCAACCAGCCCGGCGAGGTCGCGGTCGCCGGTGAGCTGTCCGTGCTGTGGTTGGGTCCGGACGAATGGCTGCTCCTGGGCCCCGAGGGCAGCCAGGAGGCCATCCGGAACACGGTGAGCACTGCCCTGGACGGTGACCACGCAGCGGTGGTCGACGTCTCGGCCAACCGCACGATCCTCAGCGTGGCCGGGCCGAAGGCGCGCGAGCTGTTGAACAAGGGATGCGCGCTGGATCTGCATCCCCGCAGTTTCACCGTCGACCGATGCGCGCAGACCCTGCTGGCCCGCGCCGGGGTGACCCTGGTGTGCCGGGACACGCAGCTACCGAGCTTCTGGGTGATCGTGCGTTCGTCGTTCGCCCGATACCTCGCCGACTGGCTGGTCGACGCCGCCGCCGAGTACGGCGAGTCGGGTGGTGAACCATGACCGTCAGCGTCTTCGACCTGTTTTCGGTCGGCATCGGCCCCTCCAGCTCGCACACCGTGGGGCCGATGCGGGCGGCCACGCTGTTCACCGAGAGACTGCGCCGTGCCGACCTGCTCGACCAGGTCGCGCGGGTGCGGGCGGAGCTGTTCGGCTCGCTGGGTGCGACCGGGCACGGCCACGGCAGCCCGAAGGCCGTCCTTCTCGGGCTGGAAGGGCACCAACCGGAGACGGTGGATCCGGTGGCGGTGGCCGACCGAGTGGACGAGATCCGCGAGTCCGGTCGGCTGCTGCTTGACGGCACCCGCGAGATCGCTTTCTCGGTCGATCGAGACCTGGTGCTGCATCGGCGGAAGTCGTTGCCGGTGCATCCCAACGGGATGCGGTTCTCGGCCAGTGACGGCGCAGGCGGTGAGCTGCTGGCGGCGGTGTACTACTCGGTCGGCGGTGGGTTCGTCGTCGACGACGACGCGTCCGGGGCCGATCGGATCAAGCCCGATGCCACCTAGGTGGCGTATCCGTTCACCACCGGTGCGCAGCTGCTGGTGCGGGCAGGCGAGTCGGGCTTGCCGATCAGTGGTGTGATGCTGGCCAACGAGTACGCGTGGCGCGATGACCATGCGGTGCGCCGGGAATTGCTGCACATCTGGCACGTCATGGCCGAGTGCGTGGACAACGGGTGCACCAACACCGGCCAGTTGCCGGGCGGGTTGCAGGTGGGCCGCCGGGCGGCCGATCTGCGGGCCAAGCTCTCCGAGACCGATGATCCGATGGAGTGGGTCACTGTCTACGCGATGGCGGTCAACGAGGAGAACGCCGCAGGTGGGCGGGTGGTCACGGCGCCGACCAACGGGGCGGCGGGCATCATCCCGGCGGTGCTGCACTACTACTGGCACTTCGTTCCCGACGCGAGCGAGGACGGGGTGGTGCGGTTCCTGCTGGCCGCCGGGGCGATCGGGGTGTTGTTCAAGGAGAACGCCTCGATCTCCGGTGCCGAGGTCGGGTGCCAGGGCGAGGTCGGTTCGGCGTGTGCGATGGCCGCGGCCGGGCTGGCCGAGGTCCTCGGCGGCGGTCCGCAGCAGGTGGAAAACGCCGCCGAGATCGGCATGGAACACAACCTCGGGCTGACCTGCGACCCCATCGGCGGGCTGGTGCAGATTCCCTGCATCGAGCGCAATGCGGTCGCCTCGGTCAAGGCGATCACCGCCGCCCGGATGGCACTACGTGGTACCGGGCGCCACTTCGTGTCGCTGGACAAGGTCATCACCACCATGCGCGCCACCGGCAAGGACATGAAGGACAAGTACAAGGAGACCGCCCGCGGCGGGCTCGCCGTCAACGTCATCGAATGCTGACGTACTGACAAACCAGGAGAGGAGGACAGGAGTGGACAAGTCGCGTGCCGTTGTCGCGATCGGCAAGGGCAAGCCGGTCGAGGTCGTGACGATCAATGTCCCGGACCCGGGGCCGGGAGAAGCCGTGGTGCGGGTGCAGGCCTGCGGTGTGTGCCATACGGACTTGCATTACCGCGAGGGCGGGATCAGCGATGACTACCCGTTCCTGCTCGGCCATGAGGCCGCGGGCGTCGTCGCGTCCGTGGGCGAGGGTGTGCGGGATCTGGAACCGGGTGACTTCGTCGTACTGAACTGGCGGGCCGTGTGCGGGCAGTGCCGTGCCTGCAAGCGCGGTCGGCCGCAGTACTGCTTCGACACGCACAATGCGGCGCAGGCCATGACGCTGGACGACGGTACCCCGTTGTCGCCTGCGCTGGGGATCGGTGCGTTCACGGAGCGGACGCTCGTTGCAGCAGGCCAGTGCACGAAGGTGGATCCGTCCGCGCGTGCTGCGGTGGCCGGGTTGCTGGGGTGCGGTGTGATGGCCGGTATCGGTGCTGCGATCAACACCGGAAACGCAGGCCCGGGTGATTCGGTGGCGGTGATCGGCTGTGGCGGGGTCGGTGACGGCGCGGTGGCCGGGGCCGACCTGGCCGGTGCGCGGCGGATCGTCGCCGTGGACACCGAC
This Haloactinomyces albus DNA region includes the following protein-coding sequences:
- a CDS encoding sarcosine oxidase subunit alpha family protein, with translation MSNEFRLADRGRIDRDRPVRFRFDGCEYAGYQGDTLASALLANGVHQVGTSIKYGRPRGIMAAGAEDPNALVQIEKPFPEPMLTATTVELRDGLQACGLPGRGQLATEDDPARYDTMHAHCDVLVVGAGPTGLAAALSAARSGARVIVADADTEFGGSLLGSGESLDRAPGTEWVRRAAAELASYSEVRLLPRTTVFGYYDDNYLVALEHRGEAAHSRQRVWRMRSREVVLATGAHERPLVFAGNDRPGTMLAGSARTYLNRYAVRPGNRAVVFTTNDSAYAAAIDLHDAGVEIAAIVDAREVASTYWASLCTERGITIHADTAVVSTSGTDRVSSAHLSSLQSDGNRTPSVRQVVGCDLLLVSGGWNPAVHLHSQARGSLRYSEDLGAFVPDGADQAMRSAGAAAGLFTTSECLRSGAEAGRDAARAAGFDAEPGRLPRAEKAPVLAGRNVWLLPSPADSDGSTRFVDLARDATVADIRKAVGAGMDSVEHVKRYTTIGTAHDQGKTSGTLTTGIIAEVLGRDIAELGTTTFRAPYTPVTFAALAGRDRGDLYDPVRVTAMHDWHVEHGAPFENVGQWKRPWYYPRPGEDMETAVLRECHAARESVGIQDVSTLGKIDVQGPDAAAFLDLIYTNMMSTLKVGRIRYGVMCTADGMVFDDGTVTRTDEQRYLISTTSGNAAGVLEHLEDWLQTEWPHLRVYLTSVTEQWATIALVGPDSRQVLSRVASGIEVDNDSFPFMSFRDGLVAGRRARVCRISFSGELAFEINVPWWHGREVWEALYEAGAEFGITPYGTETMHVLRAEKGFPIVGQDTDGTITPHDLGMSWAVSKKKTDFLGKRSFSREDTAREDRKQLVGLLPADENLVLPEGSQLVETTDLPEPPVPMLGHVTSSYRSAALKRGFALAVVKAGRERIGETIYSPVGDRLAAVTVTEPVFYDKEGARRDG
- a CDS encoding sarcosine oxidase subunit gamma, with the protein product MAEPYAESPLAAYTDVLARSSTPGQVHITEMPFTTQVDLRVDPKSPAAERIGTALGAMLPNQPGEVAVAGELSVLWLGPDEWLLLGPEGSQEAIRNTVSTALDGDHAAVVDVSANRTILSVAGPKARELLNKGCALDLHPRSFTVDRCAQTLLARAGVTLVCRDTQLPSFWVIVRSSFARYLADWLVDAAAEYGESGGEP
- a CDS encoding S-(hydroxymethyl)mycothiol dehydrogenase, with the protein product MDKSRAVVAIGKGKPVEVVTINVPDPGPGEAVVRVQACGVCHTDLHYREGGISDDYPFLLGHEAAGVVASVGEGVRDLEPGDFVVLNWRAVCGQCRACKRGRPQYCFDTHNAAQAMTLDDGTPLSPALGIGAFTERTLVAAGQCTKVDPSARAAVAGLLGCGVMAGIGAAINTGNAGPGDSVAVIGCGGVGDGAVAGADLAGARRIVAVDTDPVKLEWARQFGATHTVNAAEADAVEAIRALTDGHGADVVVDAVGVPETYTQAFYARDLAGTVVLVGVPSPEMRLELPLLDVFARGGALKSSWYGDCLPGRDFPMLVELFQQGRLPLEEFVTEEIALDEVETAFDKMHRGEVLRSVVTF